In one Meles meles chromosome 17, mMelMel3.1 paternal haplotype, whole genome shotgun sequence genomic region, the following are encoded:
- the PRG4 gene encoding proteoglycan 4 isoform X2, translating to MEWKILPMYLLLLSVFLIQQVSSQDLPSCAGRCGEGYSRDATCNCDYNCQHYMECCPDFKKVCTVELSCKGRCFESFARGRECDCDSDCKKYGKCCPDYENFCGKVTENKKEKTPKKKPTPEPPDVNEAGSGLDSGDIKLTPTPDTPTAQSNKVTTSPKITTGKPINPKPSLPPNSDPSKETPSKPIKETIAETKEISLTKKETSSGTKEKTISTKETRSAEKTPAKDFVPTSKAPVKSTPKAETTTKSPVPTSKEPTPTTTKEPAPTTTKDPTPTTPKKPAPTTPKEPAPTTIKEPEPTDPKEPEPTTTKEPTPTTPKEPVPTTTKEPEPTTPKKPATTTPKEPAPTTTKELVPTAPKEPAPTTTKEPEPTTPKKPATTTPKEPAPTTTKELPAPTTPKDPAPTAPKEPAPTTTKEPAPTAPKEPAPTTPKKPAPTTPKEPTTTTPKEPAPTTIKEPAPTAPKEPAPTTPKEPAPTTTKEPAPTTPKESAPTTTKEPEPTTPKKPATTTPKEPAPTTTKELVPTAPKEPAPTTTKEPTPTTPKETAPTTPKEFAPTTTKELELTTPKKPAPTTPKDPAPTAPKEPAPTTTKEPAPTAPKEPAPTTPKKPAPTTPKEPTTTTPKEPAPTTIKEPAPTAPKEPAPTTPKKPAPTTTKEPEPTTPKKPAPTTPKESAPTTTKEPEPTTPKKPATTTPKEPAPTTTKELVPTAPKEPAPTTTKEPTPTTPKEPAPTTPKESAPTTTKEPTPTTPKEPAPTAPKEPAHTTTKEPTPTTSKKPAPTTPKEPAPTAPKEPAPTTPKEPVPTAPKEPAPTAPKKSAPAPLETPAPTTSEASTTTTTMEPPPTTPKNPAESMPAEPTPKAPENSPKEPVVPVTKAPEVTKPEMTTAKDKTEKDTRTKPEITSVVPKITTQETAIPTEETTESKTSTTTQVTPTTSSKSTPRATTPAPKEMTTTKTTTMEETVNKPEETTAVPKDTTTKPEVSTSKPRKPTKAPKRPTSTKKPKTVPKGRKPKTTTTPPKMTTSTMPTLHPTSSEEAMLQTTTSPNQRLNSEIVEVNPNKDAGIAGEKLHVIPRPPALTPIFIPGTGIVVRGSNQDIAINPMLSDETNLCNGKPVDGLTTLRNGTLVAFRGHYFWMLSPFNPPSPPRKITEVWGIPSPIDTVFTRCNCEGKTFFFKDSQYWRFTNDIKDPGYPKQIVKGFGGLNGKIVAALSIAKHKDRPESVYFFKRGGGVQQYIYKQEPIRKCPGRRPAINYSVYGETTQVRRRRFERAIGPSQTHTIRIHYSPIRVSYQEKGFLHNEVKVSLQWRGFPNVVTSAIALPNFRRPDGYDYYAFSRNQYYNVDEPSRTARVVTTRSGRSLSNVWYNCP from the exons ATGGAGTGGAAAATACTTCCCATGTACTTGCTGctactttctgttttcttgattCAGCAAGTTTCCTCTCAAG atttaccgAGCTGTGCAGGGAGATGTGGGGAAGGGTATTCTAGAGACGCCACCTGCAACTGTGATTATAACTGTCAACACTACATGGAGTGCTGCCCTGACTTCAAGAAAGTCTGCACCGTGG AGCTTTCCTGTAAAGGCCGCTGCTTCGAGTCCTTCGCAAGAGGGAGGGAGTGTGACTGTGACTCAGATTGTAAGAAGTATGGCAAGTGCTGTCCTGATTATGAGAATTTTTGTGGAAAAG taacagaaaacaagaaggaaaaaactcCTAAAAAGAAACCtaccccagaaccaccagatgtAAATGAAGCTGGAAGTGGACTGGATAGCGGTGACATCAAGCTCACCCCAACTCCTGATACTCCTACTGCCCAAAGCAATAAAGTTACCACATCTCCCAAGATTACAACAGGCAAACCAATAAATCCTAAACCCAGTCTTCCACCTAATTCTGATCCATCCAAAGAGACACCTTCAAAACCTATTAAAGAGACAATAGCTGAAACTAAAGAgatttctttaacaaaaaaagagacTTCAAGTGGAACAAAAGAGAAGACTATTTCAACTAAAGAGACACGAAGTGCAGAGAAAACACCTGCTAAAGATTTTGTACCCACATCCAAAGCTCCTGTTAAATCTACGCCCAAAGCTGAAACTACAACCAAATCCCCTGTTCCCACCAGCAAGGAGCCTACACCCACTACAACCAAAGAGCCTGCACCCACTACCACCAAGGATCCCACACCCACCACCCCTAAGAAGCCTGCACCCACCACTCCTAAGGAGCCTGCACCCACTACCATCAAGGAGCCTGAACCCACCGACCCCAAGGAGCCTGAACCCACTACCACCAAAGAGCCAACACCCACTACCCCTAAGGAACCTGTACCCACTACCACCAAGGAGCCTGAACCCACCACCCCTAAGAAGCCTGCAACTACCACCCCCAAGGAGCCTGCACCCACTACCACCAAAGAGCTTGTACCCACAGCCCCCAAGGAGCCTGCACCCACTACCACCAAGGAGCCTGAACCCACCACCCCTAAGAAGCCTGCAACTACCACCCCCAAGGAGCCTGCACCCACTACCACCAAAGAGCTT CCTGCACCTACCACTCCTAAAGATCCTGCACCCACTGCCCCCAAGGAGCCTGCACCCACTACCACCAAAGAGCCTGCACCCACCGCCCCCAAGGAGCCTGCACCCACCACGCCCAAGAAGCCTGCACCCACCACCCCCAAGGAGCCTACAACTACCACTCCTAAGGAGCCTGCACCCACTACCATCAAAGAGCCTGCACCCACAGCTCCCAAGGAGCCTGCACCCACTACCCCTAAGGAACCTGCACCCACTACCACCAAGGAGCCTGCACCCACCACTCCTAAGGAGTCTGCACCCACTACCACCAAAGAGCCTGAACCCACCACCCCTAAGAAGCCTGCAACTACCACCCCCAAGGAGCCTGCACCCACTACCACCAAAGAGCTTGTACCCACAGCCCCCAAGGAGCCTGCACCCActaccaccaaggagccaacacccaCCACCCCTAAGGAAACTGCACCTACCACTCCTAAGGAGTTTGCACCCACTACCACCAAGGAGCTTGAACTTACCACCCCTAAGAAGCCTGCACCTACCACTCCTAAGGATCCTGCACCCACTGCCCCCAAGGAGCCTGCACCCACTACCACCAAAGAGCCTGCACCCACCGCCCCCAAGGAGCCTGCACCCACCACGCCCAAGAAGCCTGCACCCACCACCCCCAAGGAGCCTACAACTACCACTCCTAAGGAGCCTGCACCCACTACCATCAAAGAGCCTGCACCCACAGCTCCCAAGGAGCCTGCACCCACTACCCCTAAGAAACCTGCACCCACTACCACCAAGGAGCCTGAACCCACCACCCCTAAGAAGCCTGCACCCACCACTCCTAAGGAGTCTGCACCCACTACCACCAAAGAGCCTGAACCCACCACCCCTAAGAAGCCTGCAACTACCACCCCCAAGGAGCCTGCACCCACTACCACCAAAGAGCTTGTACCCACAGCCCCCAAGGAGCCTGCACCCActaccaccaaggagccaacacccaCCACCCCTAAGGAACCTGCACCCACCACTCCTAAGGAGTCTGCACCCActaccaccaaggagccaacacccaCCACCCCTAAGGAACCTGCACCCACTGCCCCCAAGGAACCTGCACATAccaccaccaaggagccaacacccaCCACCTCTAAGAAGCCTGCACCTACCACTCCTAAGGAGCCTGCACCCACTGCCCCCAAAGAACCTGCACCCACCACGCCCAAGGAGCCTGTACCCACCGCCCCCAAGGAGCCTGCACCCACCGCCCCCAAGAAGTCTGCTCCAGCTCCTCTTGAGACACCTGCTCCAACCACTTCAGAGGCCTCTACTACAACTACCACCATGGAGCCTCCTCCCACTACTCCCAAGAACCCTGCTGAATCAATGCCTGCAGAACCCACACCAAAGGCTCCTGAGAACAGTCCCAAGGAACCTGTTGTACCTGTAACCAAGGCTCCTGAAGTGACCAAACCTGAAATGACAACAgctaaagacaaaacagaaaaagacacacGTACAAAACCTGAAATTACAAGTGTTGTACCTAAGATTACAACCCAAGAGACAGCAATTCCAACAGAAGAGACCACTGAGTCCAAAACAAGTACAACCACACAAGTAACTCCTACCACATCGTCCAAAAGTACTCCTAGAGCAACAACTCCTGCACCCAAAGAAATGACTACAACAAAGACAACTACAATGGAAGAGACTGTGAATAAACCTGAAGAAACCACAGCTGTGCCCAAAGATACAACCACGAAACCTGAAGTGTCAACTTCCAAACCCCGAAAGCCAACCAAAGCACCAAAAAGGCCTACTTCTACCAAAAAGCCAAAAACAGTACCTAAAGGGAGAAAACCAAAGACTACAACAACTCCCCCAAAGATGACTACATCGACAATGCCTACATTACACCCTACCTCTTCAGAGGAAGCCATGCTCCAAACTACCACCAGCCCCAACCAGAGACTTAACTCAGAAATAGTTGAAGTAAATCCAAATAAAGATGCAGGTATTGCTGGAGAAAAACTTCACGTGATCCCCAGGCCCCCTGCGTTAACCCCTATATTTATCCCAGGTACTGGTATCGTGGTGAGAGGATCCAATCAAGACATCGCCATCAATCCCATGCTTTCAG ATGAGACTAATTTATGCAACGGTAAGCCAGTAGATGGACTGACGACTTTGCGCAATGGAACATTGGTCGCATTTCGAG GTCATTATTTCTGGATGCTGAGTCCATTCAATCCACCATCTCCACCTCGTAAAATTACTGAAGTTTGGGGTATTCCTTCTCCCATTGATACTGTTTTTACTCGATGCAATTGTGAAGGAAAAACTTTCTTCTTTAAG GATTCCCAGTACTGGCGTTTCACCAATGATATAAAAGATCCCGGGTACCCCAAACAAATTGTAAAAGGATTTGGAGGACTAAATGGAAAAATAGTGGCAGCTCTCTCAATAGCTAAACACAAGGACAGACCTGAATCTGTGTATTTTTTCAAGAGAG GTGGCGGCGTTCAGCAGTATATTTATAAACAGGAACCCATCAGAAAGTGCCCTGGAAGAAGGCCTGCTATCAATTATTCAGTGTATGGAGAAACAACACAGGTTAGGAGACGGCGCTTTGAACGTGCCATAGGACCTTCTCAAACACACACCATCAGAATTCACTATTCACCCATCAGGGTCTCTTATCAAGAAAAAG GTTTCCTCCATAATGAAGTTAAAGTGAGTTTACAGTGGAGAGGATTTCCGAATGTGGTTACTTCAGCTATAGCACTGCCCAACTTCAGAAGACCCGATGGCTATGATTACTACGCCTTTTCTAGGA ATCAATACTATAACGTCGATGAACCCAGTAGAACAGCAAGAGTCGTTACCACTCGTTCTGGGCGGAGCTTATCCAATGTCTGGTACAACTGTCCTTAG
- the PRG4 gene encoding proteoglycan 4 isoform X1, which yields MEWKILPMYLLLLSVFLIQQVSSQDLPSCAGRCGEGYSRDATCNCDYNCQHYMECCPDFKKVCTVELSCKGRCFESFARGRECDCDSDCKKYGKCCPDYENFCGKVHNPPSPSSKTAPPPPGASQTIKSTTKRSPKAPNKKKTKKVVESEEITEEHSVSENQESSSSSSSSSTIRKIKSSKNSAANKELKKKPKVTENKKEKTPKKKPTPEPPDVNEAGSGLDSGDIKLTPTPDTPTAQSNKVTTSPKITTGKPINPKPSLPPNSDPSKETPSKPIKETIAETKEISLTKKETSSGTKEKTISTKETRSAEKTPAKDFVPTSKAPVKSTPKAETTTKSPVPTSKEPTPTTTKEPAPTTTKDPTPTTPKKPAPTTPKEPAPTTIKEPEPTDPKEPEPTTTKEPTPTTPKEPVPTTTKEPEPTTPKKPATTTPKEPAPTTTKELVPTAPKEPAPTTTKEPEPTTPKKPATTTPKEPAPTTTKELPAPTTPKDPAPTAPKEPAPTTTKEPAPTAPKEPAPTTPKKPAPTTPKEPTTTTPKEPAPTTIKEPAPTAPKEPAPTTPKEPAPTTTKEPAPTTPKESAPTTTKEPEPTTPKKPATTTPKEPAPTTTKELVPTAPKEPAPTTTKEPTPTTPKETAPTTPKEFAPTTTKELELTTPKKPAPTTPKDPAPTAPKEPAPTTTKEPAPTAPKEPAPTTPKKPAPTTPKEPTTTTPKEPAPTTIKEPAPTAPKEPAPTTPKKPAPTTTKEPEPTTPKKPAPTTPKESAPTTTKEPEPTTPKKPATTTPKEPAPTTTKELVPTAPKEPAPTTTKEPTPTTPKEPAPTTPKESAPTTTKEPTPTTPKEPAPTAPKEPAHTTTKEPTPTTSKKPAPTTPKEPAPTAPKEPAPTTPKEPVPTAPKEPAPTAPKKSAPAPLETPAPTTSEASTTTTTMEPPPTTPKNPAESMPAEPTPKAPENSPKEPVVPVTKAPEVTKPEMTTAKDKTEKDTRTKPEITSVVPKITTQETAIPTEETTESKTSTTTQVTPTTSSKSTPRATTPAPKEMTTTKTTTMEETVNKPEETTAVPKDTTTKPEVSTSKPRKPTKAPKRPTSTKKPKTVPKGRKPKTTTTPPKMTTSTMPTLHPTSSEEAMLQTTTSPNQRLNSEIVEVNPNKDAGIAGEKLHVIPRPPALTPIFIPGTGIVVRGSNQDIAINPMLSDETNLCNGKPVDGLTTLRNGTLVAFRGHYFWMLSPFNPPSPPRKITEVWGIPSPIDTVFTRCNCEGKTFFFKDSQYWRFTNDIKDPGYPKQIVKGFGGLNGKIVAALSIAKHKDRPESVYFFKRGGGVQQYIYKQEPIRKCPGRRPAINYSVYGETTQVRRRRFERAIGPSQTHTIRIHYSPIRVSYQEKGFLHNEVKVSLQWRGFPNVVTSAIALPNFRRPDGYDYYAFSRNQYYNVDEPSRTARVVTTRSGRSLSNVWYNCP from the exons ATGGAGTGGAAAATACTTCCCATGTACTTGCTGctactttctgttttcttgattCAGCAAGTTTCCTCTCAAG atttaccgAGCTGTGCAGGGAGATGTGGGGAAGGGTATTCTAGAGACGCCACCTGCAACTGTGATTATAACTGTCAACACTACATGGAGTGCTGCCCTGACTTCAAGAAAGTCTGCACCGTGG AGCTTTCCTGTAAAGGCCGCTGCTTCGAGTCCTTCGCAAGAGGGAGGGAGTGTGACTGTGACTCAGATTGTAAGAAGTATGGCAAGTGCTGTCCTGATTATGAGAATTTTTGTGGAAAAG TGCATAATCCCCCATCACCATCTTCAAAGACTGCACCTCCACCTCCGGGAGCATCTCAAACCATCAAATCAACAACCAAACGTTCACCCAAAGCACCAAACAAGAAGAAGACTAAGAAAGTGGTAGAGTCAGAGGAAATAACAGAAG aacattctgtttctgaaaatcaagagtcttcctcctcttcctcttcctcttcaacTATTCGGAAAATCAAGTCTTCCAAAAATTCAGCTGCtaataaagaattaaagaagaaacccAAAG taacagaaaacaagaaggaaaaaactcCTAAAAAGAAACCtaccccagaaccaccagatgtAAATGAAGCTGGAAGTGGACTGGATAGCGGTGACATCAAGCTCACCCCAACTCCTGATACTCCTACTGCCCAAAGCAATAAAGTTACCACATCTCCCAAGATTACAACAGGCAAACCAATAAATCCTAAACCCAGTCTTCCACCTAATTCTGATCCATCCAAAGAGACACCTTCAAAACCTATTAAAGAGACAATAGCTGAAACTAAAGAgatttctttaacaaaaaaagagacTTCAAGTGGAACAAAAGAGAAGACTATTTCAACTAAAGAGACACGAAGTGCAGAGAAAACACCTGCTAAAGATTTTGTACCCACATCCAAAGCTCCTGTTAAATCTACGCCCAAAGCTGAAACTACAACCAAATCCCCTGTTCCCACCAGCAAGGAGCCTACACCCACTACAACCAAAGAGCCTGCACCCACTACCACCAAGGATCCCACACCCACCACCCCTAAGAAGCCTGCACCCACCACTCCTAAGGAGCCTGCACCCACTACCATCAAGGAGCCTGAACCCACCGACCCCAAGGAGCCTGAACCCACTACCACCAAAGAGCCAACACCCACTACCCCTAAGGAACCTGTACCCACTACCACCAAGGAGCCTGAACCCACCACCCCTAAGAAGCCTGCAACTACCACCCCCAAGGAGCCTGCACCCACTACCACCAAAGAGCTTGTACCCACAGCCCCCAAGGAGCCTGCACCCACTACCACCAAGGAGCCTGAACCCACCACCCCTAAGAAGCCTGCAACTACCACCCCCAAGGAGCCTGCACCCACTACCACCAAAGAGCTT CCTGCACCTACCACTCCTAAAGATCCTGCACCCACTGCCCCCAAGGAGCCTGCACCCACTACCACCAAAGAGCCTGCACCCACCGCCCCCAAGGAGCCTGCACCCACCACGCCCAAGAAGCCTGCACCCACCACCCCCAAGGAGCCTACAACTACCACTCCTAAGGAGCCTGCACCCACTACCATCAAAGAGCCTGCACCCACAGCTCCCAAGGAGCCTGCACCCACTACCCCTAAGGAACCTGCACCCACTACCACCAAGGAGCCTGCACCCACCACTCCTAAGGAGTCTGCACCCACTACCACCAAAGAGCCTGAACCCACCACCCCTAAGAAGCCTGCAACTACCACCCCCAAGGAGCCTGCACCCACTACCACCAAAGAGCTTGTACCCACAGCCCCCAAGGAGCCTGCACCCActaccaccaaggagccaacacccaCCACCCCTAAGGAAACTGCACCTACCACTCCTAAGGAGTTTGCACCCACTACCACCAAGGAGCTTGAACTTACCACCCCTAAGAAGCCTGCACCTACCACTCCTAAGGATCCTGCACCCACTGCCCCCAAGGAGCCTGCACCCACTACCACCAAAGAGCCTGCACCCACCGCCCCCAAGGAGCCTGCACCCACCACGCCCAAGAAGCCTGCACCCACCACCCCCAAGGAGCCTACAACTACCACTCCTAAGGAGCCTGCACCCACTACCATCAAAGAGCCTGCACCCACAGCTCCCAAGGAGCCTGCACCCACTACCCCTAAGAAACCTGCACCCACTACCACCAAGGAGCCTGAACCCACCACCCCTAAGAAGCCTGCACCCACCACTCCTAAGGAGTCTGCACCCACTACCACCAAAGAGCCTGAACCCACCACCCCTAAGAAGCCTGCAACTACCACCCCCAAGGAGCCTGCACCCACTACCACCAAAGAGCTTGTACCCACAGCCCCCAAGGAGCCTGCACCCActaccaccaaggagccaacacccaCCACCCCTAAGGAACCTGCACCCACCACTCCTAAGGAGTCTGCACCCActaccaccaaggagccaacacccaCCACCCCTAAGGAACCTGCACCCACTGCCCCCAAGGAACCTGCACATAccaccaccaaggagccaacacccaCCACCTCTAAGAAGCCTGCACCTACCACTCCTAAGGAGCCTGCACCCACTGCCCCCAAAGAACCTGCACCCACCACGCCCAAGGAGCCTGTACCCACCGCCCCCAAGGAGCCTGCACCCACCGCCCCCAAGAAGTCTGCTCCAGCTCCTCTTGAGACACCTGCTCCAACCACTTCAGAGGCCTCTACTACAACTACCACCATGGAGCCTCCTCCCACTACTCCCAAGAACCCTGCTGAATCAATGCCTGCAGAACCCACACCAAAGGCTCCTGAGAACAGTCCCAAGGAACCTGTTGTACCTGTAACCAAGGCTCCTGAAGTGACCAAACCTGAAATGACAACAgctaaagacaaaacagaaaaagacacacGTACAAAACCTGAAATTACAAGTGTTGTACCTAAGATTACAACCCAAGAGACAGCAATTCCAACAGAAGAGACCACTGAGTCCAAAACAAGTACAACCACACAAGTAACTCCTACCACATCGTCCAAAAGTACTCCTAGAGCAACAACTCCTGCACCCAAAGAAATGACTACAACAAAGACAACTACAATGGAAGAGACTGTGAATAAACCTGAAGAAACCACAGCTGTGCCCAAAGATACAACCACGAAACCTGAAGTGTCAACTTCCAAACCCCGAAAGCCAACCAAAGCACCAAAAAGGCCTACTTCTACCAAAAAGCCAAAAACAGTACCTAAAGGGAGAAAACCAAAGACTACAACAACTCCCCCAAAGATGACTACATCGACAATGCCTACATTACACCCTACCTCTTCAGAGGAAGCCATGCTCCAAACTACCACCAGCCCCAACCAGAGACTTAACTCAGAAATAGTTGAAGTAAATCCAAATAAAGATGCAGGTATTGCTGGAGAAAAACTTCACGTGATCCCCAGGCCCCCTGCGTTAACCCCTATATTTATCCCAGGTACTGGTATCGTGGTGAGAGGATCCAATCAAGACATCGCCATCAATCCCATGCTTTCAG ATGAGACTAATTTATGCAACGGTAAGCCAGTAGATGGACTGACGACTTTGCGCAATGGAACATTGGTCGCATTTCGAG GTCATTATTTCTGGATGCTGAGTCCATTCAATCCACCATCTCCACCTCGTAAAATTACTGAAGTTTGGGGTATTCCTTCTCCCATTGATACTGTTTTTACTCGATGCAATTGTGAAGGAAAAACTTTCTTCTTTAAG GATTCCCAGTACTGGCGTTTCACCAATGATATAAAAGATCCCGGGTACCCCAAACAAATTGTAAAAGGATTTGGAGGACTAAATGGAAAAATAGTGGCAGCTCTCTCAATAGCTAAACACAAGGACAGACCTGAATCTGTGTATTTTTTCAAGAGAG GTGGCGGCGTTCAGCAGTATATTTATAAACAGGAACCCATCAGAAAGTGCCCTGGAAGAAGGCCTGCTATCAATTATTCAGTGTATGGAGAAACAACACAGGTTAGGAGACGGCGCTTTGAACGTGCCATAGGACCTTCTCAAACACACACCATCAGAATTCACTATTCACCCATCAGGGTCTCTTATCAAGAAAAAG GTTTCCTCCATAATGAAGTTAAAGTGAGTTTACAGTGGAGAGGATTTCCGAATGTGGTTACTTCAGCTATAGCACTGCCCAACTTCAGAAGACCCGATGGCTATGATTACTACGCCTTTTCTAGGA ATCAATACTATAACGTCGATGAACCCAGTAGAACAGCAAGAGTCGTTACCACTCGTTCTGGGCGGAGCTTATCCAATGTCTGGTACAACTGTCCTTAG